One window of Acidobacteriota bacterium genomic DNA carries:
- a CDS encoding O-antigen ligase family protein — MTNESREIETPGDAPAEPLNEHQESSRLRSAAIFLLYLIPISATLAYGAVETWAFGFISLLTGLLVLFWIADSLFKREFRIDTNLLQVPFAALVAVGLIQLLPLRAANAPSLSIPAVSSLSANPYATRVAVIQLIAQLVFFATAFVFFDNSRRIKRLSIGFVIFASLLAFFGILQWLANPQGIYGWRPTPQAIPFGTFVNQHHFAALMEMSIGLTLGLLFGGALKKDKRLLLVIGAVLMASAVALTGSRGGLLSMLIVAIIAAFLGYVRRPDAEESEAPSRIPRKVALVGFGVGFAVLLVAMVVFLGGDASLMRGVGITNQADFSSGRLHFWSVAMQIFKDHPILGAGLDGFATVFPNYDSWNGTFRVEQAHNDYLQILADAGIAGFACVATFVLLLFRKSLAMINGAADPHRRSIAVGALAGCAGMLVHSFFDFPLRTPANAYFFLLLVVLATTAVRFPRRHRSRHR; from the coding sequence ATGACCAACGAAAGTCGCGAAATCGAAACTCCGGGCGACGCGCCGGCCGAACCGCTGAATGAACATCAAGAATCATCGCGGCTCAGGAGCGCGGCCATTTTCCTTCTTTATTTGATCCCGATCTCTGCGACGCTCGCCTACGGCGCGGTCGAAACCTGGGCGTTCGGCTTCATTTCCCTTCTGACCGGGTTGTTGGTGTTGTTCTGGATCGCCGACAGCCTGTTCAAACGCGAGTTTCGGATCGACACGAACCTGCTGCAGGTCCCGTTTGCCGCGCTCGTCGCCGTCGGGCTGATCCAGTTGCTTCCGCTCCGCGCGGCGAACGCGCCGTCGCTTTCGATCCCGGCGGTTTCGTCATTGTCGGCAAATCCGTACGCGACGCGCGTCGCCGTCATCCAACTGATCGCCCAACTCGTCTTTTTCGCGACCGCCTTTGTTTTCTTCGACAACTCGCGGCGCATCAAACGCCTTTCGATCGGGTTCGTGATCTTCGCTTCGCTGCTGGCGTTCTTTGGAATTCTCCAGTGGCTGGCCAATCCGCAAGGGATTTACGGCTGGCGACCGACGCCGCAGGCGATACCATTCGGAACGTTTGTCAATCAGCATCATTTCGCGGCGTTGATGGAGATGTCGATCGGATTGACCCTCGGACTCCTCTTCGGAGGCGCGCTCAAGAAGGACAAACGGCTTCTACTCGTCATCGGGGCGGTTCTGATGGCGAGCGCCGTCGCGCTCACGGGTTCGCGCGGCGGACTCTTGAGTATGCTCATCGTCGCGATAATCGCGGCGTTTCTCGGATACGTGCGCCGACCGGACGCCGAGGAATCAGAGGCTCCGAGTCGCATACCGCGGAAGGTCGCGCTCGTCGGCTTCGGCGTCGGATTCGCGGTCTTGCTCGTTGCAATGGTCGTCTTTCTCGGCGGCGACGCATCGCTGATGCGCGGCGTCGGAATCACGAACCAAGCGGATTTCAGCAGCGGGAGACTCCACTTCTGGTCGGTGGCGATGCAGATCTTCAAGGATCACCCGATCCTCGGCGCCGGACTCGACGGCTTTGCGACAGTGTTTCCGAACTATGACAGTTGGAACGGAACGTTCCGCGTCGAACAGGCGCACAACGACTATCTGCAGATTCTAGCCGACGCCGGAATCGCCGGTTTCGCTTGCGTCGCAACCTTTGTTTTACTTTTATTCCGAAAGAGTCTCGCGATGATCAACGGAGCCGCCGATCCGCATCGGCGGAGTATCGCCGTCGGAGCCCTGGCCGGATGCGCCGGAATGCTCGTCCATAGCTTCTTCGACTTTCCACTCAGAACGCCGGCGAATGCATACTTCTTTCTGCTCCTCGTCGTCCTTGCGACGACCGCGGTGCGATTTCCGAGGCGTCACCGCTCGCGCCACCGCTGA
- a CDS encoding STAS domain-containing protein, which translates to MAELNISERQAGDITILDMDGKVTIGEGSVALRTTIRRLLGEGKKKILLNLGSVGYVDSSGIGELVSSFTAVNKEGGSLKLLNLTQKIQDLLAITKLLTVFDVFENEGEALASYN; encoded by the coding sequence ATGGCTGAACTTAACATTTCTGAGCGTCAAGCGGGTGACATCACGATTCTTGATATGGATGGCAAAGTAACCATCGGCGAAGGCAGCGTGGCGCTTCGGACCACGATCCGTCGTTTGCTGGGCGAGGGCAAAAAGAAGATTCTTTTGAATCTCGGCAGCGTCGGCTATGTCGATTCGAGCGGCATCGGCGAATTGGTTTCGAGCTTCACGGCGGTCAACAAAGAAGGCGGAAGCCTGAAACTCCTGAACCTGACACAGAAGATTCAAGATCTTTTGGCGATCACCAAGCTTCTGACGGTTTTCGATGTATTCGAAAACGAAGGCGAAGCGCTTGCGAGTTATAACTAG
- a CDS encoding glycosyltransferase, which yields MKVVRIIARLNVGGPARHVIWLTKALDDEEFRSVLLTGTVPEGEEDMSYFAAENSVDPVYIPEMSRELSPKDVVSLWKVFARLRREKPDIIHTHTAKAGSVGRVAGFLYRWLLWKDVKIVHTFHGHVFHSYYGKLKTSVFLLIERVLARVATDRIVVISERQRAEICEDFGVGRAEQFAVIPLGIELTQFSAAESKLDLLRQEIGAADDEILVGFVGRLTGIKNIPMLLAAAAKVSPDKRLRFVIIGDGHLRSELEELTRELGIGSTVTFLGNRNDSGTFYAGLDLVALCSLNEGTPLTLIEAMANGKPFISTEVGGVGDLAGKLVGQFTDFAVCERGVTVKSGDVDGFVAGLEYLAGNIKLQIETGARGKRFVEENYSRERLVSDIRELYRELTAGERRTA from the coding sequence ATGAAAGTGGTTCGTATCATCGCGCGTCTCAACGTCGGAGGGCCGGCGCGCCACGTCATTTGGCTGACAAAGGCACTTGACGACGAGGAGTTTCGTTCGGTCCTGCTCACCGGAACGGTTCCCGAAGGCGAAGAGGATATGAGCTATTTCGCCGCCGAAAACTCCGTCGATCCGGTTTACATTCCTGAAATGAGCCGTGAATTGTCGCCCAAAGACGTCGTTTCTCTTTGGAAGGTCTTTGCGCGGTTACGGCGCGAGAAACCCGACATCATCCACACCCATACCGCCAAAGCCGGATCCGTCGGGCGAGTCGCCGGATTTCTTTATCGCTGGCTTCTGTGGAAGGACGTCAAGATCGTCCATACCTTTCACGGGCACGTGTTTCACAGCTATTACGGAAAACTGAAAACGTCGGTTTTTCTGTTGATCGAGAGAGTTCTCGCGCGCGTCGCGACGGACCGGATCGTCGTCATCAGCGAACGCCAGCGAGCCGAGATCTGCGAGGATTTCGGCGTCGGACGCGCCGAACAATTCGCCGTCATCCCGCTCGGAATCGAACTTACACAGTTTTCAGCGGCCGAATCCAAACTAGATTTATTGCGTCAAGAGATCGGCGCTGCCGACGACGAGATCCTCGTCGGATTCGTCGGGCGACTGACCGGGATCAAGAATATCCCGATGTTGCTTGCCGCGGCGGCCAAGGTAAGCCCCGACAAACGTCTGCGTTTCGTGATCATCGGCGACGGCCATTTGCGTTCCGAACTCGAAGAATTAACTCGCGAACTCGGCATCGGATCGACGGTGACGTTTCTCGGGAACCGCAACGACAGCGGCACGTTCTACGCCGGGCTCGATCTCGTCGCCCTTTGTTCGCTGAACGAAGGCACGCCGCTGACGCTGATCGAGGCAATGGCAAACGGCAAGCCTTTCATCTCGACCGAGGTCGGCGGCGTCGGCGATCTCGCCGGGAAATTGGTCGGGCAGTTCACGGATTTCGCCGTTTGTGAACGCGGCGTCACGGTCAAATCGGGCGACGTTGACGGTTTCGTCGCAGGACTTGAGTATTTGGCCGGGAACATCAAGCTGCAAATCGAGACCGGAGCCCGCGGAAAACGATTTGTCGAGGAAAATTACTCGCGCGAGCGGCTGGTCTCGGACATTCGCGAACTTTACCGGGAATTAACTGCCGGCGAACGACGAACTGCTTGA
- a CDS encoding sigma-54-dependent Fis family transcriptional regulator — MTQTIKILLADDDPVLRRLLPAQIAADDLEFSSAEDAKALLERIREDEFDVVLLDVNLPDASGIELLPTVRRGENPPEVIMLTADVSLETGIEAMRRGAYDYVTKPANPHQVEALIRKAFEKRRLIRENERFRLAVRRQNEDLTVEPVHQSPLMNVIFGQAETVAKLDTTILITGESGTGKDVLARWIHSRSPRADLPLISVNCGALPEHLFESEFFGHEKGSFTGAMAAKTGLVEAADGSTLFLDEIGEMPLQMQVKLLHFLENGNFRPVGATRDKRASARVIAATNKDLAAEVRKGNFRMDLFYRLNVVSFNLPALRDRREDLPALIDHFVAKLRLRFNRPHLSFSPNAIRQIMHQDWPGNIRELRNALERSAALSRDDLIDDVAVMKSAGFEASDSSSGTPESPIPLAELEKRHILKVLEITGGHRERAAVILGITSRTLYRKLAEYDAHS; from the coding sequence ATGACCCAAACGATCAAAATACTCCTCGCCGATGATGATCCGGTGCTGCGTCGGCTTTTGCCTGCACAGATCGCCGCGGACGACCTCGAGTTTTCATCGGCTGAGGACGCCAAGGCGCTGCTCGAACGGATTCGCGAGGACGAATTCGATGTTGTTCTTCTTGATGTCAATTTGCCGGACGCTTCAGGCATCGAACTTCTTCCGACCGTCAGGCGCGGCGAAAATCCGCCGGAAGTGATAATGCTGACAGCCGATGTTTCGCTTGAGACGGGCATTGAGGCGATGCGCCGCGGAGCGTACGACTACGTCACCAAACCGGCCAATCCGCATCAGGTCGAGGCGCTTATCCGCAAGGCCTTCGAAAAGCGTCGGTTGATCAGGGAAAACGAACGGTTTCGGCTCGCGGTTCGCCGTCAAAACGAGGATTTGACGGTCGAGCCGGTGCATCAAAGTCCGTTGATGAACGTGATCTTCGGTCAGGCCGAAACGGTCGCAAAACTCGACACGACGATCCTCATCACCGGCGAATCGGGAACCGGCAAGGACGTCCTTGCACGCTGGATCCATTCGCGGAGTCCCCGTGCCGATCTGCCTTTGATCTCGGTCAACTGCGGCGCATTGCCCGAACATCTCTTCGAATCCGAGTTCTTCGGTCACGAAAAAGGGTCTTTCACGGGCGCGATGGCGGCCAAAACCGGACTCGTCGAAGCCGCCGACGGTTCGACGCTCTTTCTCGACGAAATCGGCGAGATGCCGCTGCAGATGCAGGTCAAGCTTCTGCATTTTCTCGAGAACGGCAACTTCCGACCGGTCGGAGCGACCCGCGACAAACGAGCCTCGGCGCGGGTCATTGCCGCGACCAACAAAGATCTCGCGGCCGAGGTTCGCAAGGGCAACTTCCGGATGGATCTCTTTTATCGATTGAACGTCGTTTCGTTCAATCTTCCGGCGCTCCGCGATCGGCGTGAAGATCTGCCGGCGCTGATCGATCATTTCGTTGCCAAACTGCGACTGCGCTTCAATCGTCCCCATCTTTCGTTTTCCCCGAATGCGATCCGGCAGATTATGCATCAGGACTGGCCCGGGAACATCCGCGAGCTTCGCAACGCGCTCGAACGCTCGGCCGCGCTTTCACGCGACGATCTGATCGACGACGTCGCGGTGATGAAATCGGCAGGATTCGAGGCTTCAGATTCGAGTTCCGGGACGCCCGAGTCACCGATACCGCTCGCAGAACTCGAAAAGCGGCATATCCTGAAAGTCCTCGAGATCACCGGCGGACATCGCGAGCGCGCTGCGGTCATTCTCGGCATAACGTCGCGGACGTTGTATCGGAAACTTGCCGAGTACGACGCTCATAGCTGA
- a CDS encoding response regulator translates to MNQAIGKLLASVEASNDLILESLLEGVAIIDASRNVVFANRSALKMLGSHAGDIVGRPYDIAFFNTDKSVSEELAADCPIQFALSEGAASHMLDGVFVRADGSELLVEFLCTPIIDGERIDGAVVSFQDVTQRREIERAVADARDAAVEAARTKAAFLANISHEIRTPLSGIVGTANLLAETDLSPEQTNLVELLKQSIGSLLEIVNDILDFSKIEAGKLKLHLVSFDLRALIDETLTLYSSSAEAKGLSLTAAIDPGIEGSFRGDSGRLRQILSNLISNALKFTHQGSVTLTVRRADPQGDEVCFEVIDTGIGIGSEQLSALFQPFTQGDISTTRRFGGTGLGLAISRELVEMMNGSIGVESVPGEGSRFWFNVRLTRTSEPGSNQSIHISESPTANFSVLLAEDHPISSEIIRKMLEQAGCSVTVAADGAAAVELAGKRAFDLILMDCQMPEIDGYAATELIRRSDGPNRSTKIIALSAHAEEIERENCLRAGMDDFLCKPLTPNALSMMFETHFADHYRSPNLDLDSNLIHHLLASHVTPEVLANFSSIEARGEKDFVSEIFQTYFRFAVEEIAKIESAVAVGDLQTVKRRAHALKGSSANVGLSSIVACCLDLERSVDSAGDLSEAAATLGREFNKLRELLREKL, encoded by the coding sequence ATGAACCAGGCCATCGGAAAACTTCTTGCCAGCGTTGAGGCTTCAAATGATCTCATTCTTGAGTCGCTGCTTGAAGGAGTCGCGATCATCGACGCGTCGCGAAACGTCGTTTTCGCAAACCGATCGGCGTTGAAGATGCTCGGTTCACACGCCGGGGACATTGTCGGCCGTCCGTACGATATCGCCTTCTTCAATACTGACAAAAGCGTTTCCGAAGAACTCGCCGCGGACTGTCCGATTCAATTCGCGCTTTCAGAAGGCGCGGCCTCGCATATGCTCGACGGTGTTTTTGTCCGCGCGGACGGTTCCGAACTTCTCGTCGAATTTCTATGCACGCCGATCATCGACGGCGAACGGATCGACGGAGCCGTCGTTAGTTTTCAGGATGTCACGCAACGGCGCGAGATCGAACGGGCGGTAGCGGACGCGCGCGATGCCGCGGTTGAGGCCGCACGGACCAAAGCCGCCTTCCTGGCGAATATCAGCCACGAGATTCGCACGCCCTTAAGCGGCATTGTCGGCACGGCGAACCTACTCGCGGAAACCGACCTCAGCCCGGAACAGACCAATCTCGTCGAACTGCTCAAACAGAGCATCGGTTCGTTGCTCGAAATCGTCAACGACATTCTTGATTTTTCCAAGATCGAAGCCGGAAAACTGAAACTGCATTTGGTTAGTTTCGACCTGCGTGCGCTGATCGACGAAACGCTCACGCTTTATTCCTCGAGTGCCGAAGCGAAAGGACTTTCGCTGACCGCCGCGATCGATCCGGGGATCGAAGGTTCGTTTCGCGGCGATTCCGGGCGTTTGCGGCAGATCCTGAGCAATCTGATCAGCAACGCGCTTAAATTCACGCATCAGGGCAGTGTCACGCTGACGGTCCGGCGGGCCGACCCGCAAGGCGACGAGGTATGTTTCGAAGTCATCGATACCGGCATCGGAATCGGCAGCGAGCAACTCTCGGCGCTGTTTCAACCTTTCACTCAAGGAGACATTTCAACGACCCGTCGCTTCGGAGGAACGGGGCTTGGACTCGCCATTTCGCGCGAACTGGTTGAAATGATGAACGGCAGTATCGGCGTCGAAAGCGTTCCCGGCGAAGGTTCGAGGTTTTGGTTCAACGTGCGGCTCACGAGGACATCTGAACCGGGTTCGAACCAGAGCATACATATATCCGAAAGTCCGACGGCGAACTTCAGCGTCCTTCTTGCCGAAGATCACCCGATCAGTTCGGAGATCATCCGTAAGATGCTTGAACAGGCCGGATGCAGCGTAACGGTGGCGGCGGATGGTGCCGCTGCGGTTGAACTTGCGGGCAAGCGCGCGTTTGACCTGATCCTGATGGATTGCCAGATGCCGGAGATCGACGGCTACGCCGCAACCGAGTTGATTCGCCGGTCGGACGGCCCGAACCGGTCGACCAAGATCATCGCGCTCTCGGCGCACGCCGAAGAGATCGAGCGTGAAAACTGTCTGCGCGCCGGGATGGACGACTTTCTCTGCAAACCGTTGACACCGAACGCCCTTTCAATGATGTTTGAAACGCATTTTGCGGATCATTACAGGTCGCCAAATCTTGACTTGGATTCGAATTTGATTCACCATTTGCTAGCAAGCCACGTTACCCCCGAAGTCCTGGCGAACTTCTCGTCGATCGAAGCCCGCGGCGAGAAGGATTTTGTGTCGGAGATCTTTCAAACCTATTTCCGGTTTGCCGTAGAAGAGATCGCGAAGATCGAGTCCGCCGTCGCAGTTGGCGACCTGCAGACGGTGAAACGCCGCGCCCACGCCTTGAAGGGAAGCAGCGCAAACGTCGGGCTTTCATCAATCGTGGCGTGTTGCCTCGACCTCGAGCGATCGGTCGATTCGGCAGGCGATCTTTCAGAGGCTGCGGCAACCCTTGGCCGCGAATTCAATAAACTAAGAGAACTGTTACGAGAGAAGTTATGA
- a CDS encoding ATP-binding protein, with the protein MNEKQTKFSIVSTIEAIDDAVVEAVAFATDAGFPDDALFGIDMAVREAVANAVKHGNKLDDTKSVEITLNRMSDGIEILIRDFGDGFDVGKVPDPTNPENLLKATGRGILFMHNFVDQVDWECHDAGGTTVRMIKKRA; encoded by the coding sequence GTGAACGAAAAGCAAACGAAGTTCTCAATTGTCAGCACTATCGAAGCGATCGACGACGCCGTCGTCGAAGCGGTCGCGTTCGCCACCGACGCAGGATTTCCGGACGACGCGTTGTTCGGTATCGATATGGCCGTTCGCGAGGCTGTCGCCAACGCCGTCAAGCACGGCAACAAGCTGGATGACACGAAATCCGTCGAAATTACGTTAAACAGGATGTCCGACGGAATTGAAATTCTTATCCGCGACTTTGGCGACGGTTTTGACGTCGGAAAAGTTCCGGATCCGACGAATCCCGAAAATCTGCTCAAGGCGACGGGCCGCGGGATTCTTTTTATGCATAATTTTGTCGATCAGGTCGATTGGGAGTGTCACGACGCGGGCGGAACGACCGTCCGGATGATAAAAAAACGGGCATAG
- the nadB gene encoding L-aspartate oxidase, whose translation MSLETDFVVIGSGVAGLRAAIELAGSGAHVSVLTKDKASESNTEYAQGGVAVVLSDDDNAELHEDDTLIAGAGLCDEEAVETLVSEGTLYIKQLIDWGTEFDREAGKLVFTQEAAHSRRRILHAHGDSTGKEIVRALIARSKAEKSITLTPFANTEELLVADGRCVGVRFLDPILRAPRELYAKAVILCTGGAGQLFQHTTNPAVATGDGMAMAYFAGAEMADMEFVQFHPTALSIEGAPRFLLSEAMRGEGGILRNKAGERFMGRYDERLELAPRDIVSRSIVAEMRRTGTRSVFLDMTALSEDFLSERFPKIYETCKTYGLNIAKDQLPVSPASHYCMGGIRTDLHGRSTIPGLYAAGEVTCTGVHGANRLASNSLLEGLVFGARAGAAALVDSIDLAEFEGKITGHAVGPVSEQSVGVMTAVKKRVKRVMWERVGILRDRESLERALTEFEQIRSANLSTASLNFVTLATLIARAALWREESRGGHYRTDFPDREDKWKVHSVQKLGAEIGSSEKISF comes from the coding sequence ATGTCTTTGGAAACCGACTTTGTCGTGATCGGGAGCGGAGTTGCGGGGTTGCGTGCGGCCATCGAACTTGCGGGTTCGGGCGCTCACGTTTCGGTCCTCACGAAGGACAAGGCGAGCGAATCCAACACCGAATATGCACAGGGCGGCGTCGCGGTCGTTCTCTCAGACGACGACAACGCCGAACTCCACGAAGATGACACTCTCATCGCCGGCGCCGGACTTTGTGACGAAGAGGCCGTTGAGACGCTGGTTTCCGAAGGAACGCTCTACATCAAGCAACTCATCGATTGGGGCACCGAATTTGACCGCGAAGCCGGAAAACTCGTCTTTACACAGGAAGCGGCCCATTCACGCCGGCGGATTCTGCACGCACACGGCGATTCGACCGGCAAAGAGATCGTCCGCGCGCTGATCGCGCGTTCAAAAGCCGAAAAGTCCATCACTCTGACGCCGTTCGCAAACACCGAGGAATTGCTCGTCGCTGACGGACGCTGCGTCGGTGTCCGCTTCCTCGATCCGATTCTGCGGGCGCCCCGCGAGTTATACGCAAAAGCCGTTATTCTATGCACCGGCGGCGCCGGACAACTGTTCCAGCACACGACGAATCCGGCCGTCGCGACCGGCGACGGAATGGCAATGGCGTATTTCGCCGGTGCCGAGATGGCCGATATGGAGTTTGTCCAGTTTCATCCAACGGCGCTCAGCATCGAGGGCGCGCCGCGATTTTTGCTCAGCGAAGCGATGCGCGGCGAGGGCGGGATCCTTCGCAACAAGGCAGGCGAGCGCTTTATGGGAAGATACGACGAGCGGCTCGAACTTGCGCCGCGCGACATCGTTTCGCGTTCGATCGTCGCCGAGATGAGGCGAACCGGAACACGCAGTGTCTTTCTCGATATGACGGCTTTGAGCGAGGATTTTTTGAGCGAGAGATTCCCGAAGATCTATGAGACTTGCAAGACTTACGGTTTGAATATCGCCAAGGATCAGCTGCCAGTTTCGCCTGCCTCGCATTACTGTATGGGCGGGATTCGGACCGATCTGCACGGGCGTTCGACGATCCCCGGGCTGTACGCCGCCGGCGAGGTCACCTGCACGGGCGTCCACGGCGCGAACCGTTTGGCCTCGAACTCGTTGCTTGAGGGACTTGTTTTCGGCGCCCGCGCGGGCGCTGCGGCACTCGTCGATTCGATCGATCTCGCGGAATTTGAAGGCAAGATCACCGGACACGCCGTCGGTCCGGTCAGCGAACAGTCGGTCGGCGTTATGACAGCGGTCAAAAAACGCGTCAAACGCGTGATGTGGGAGCGAGTCGGCATATTGCGGGATCGCGAGTCTCTCGAACGCGCATTGACTGAGTTCGAACAGATCCGGAGCGCAAATCTCTCGACCGCATCATTGAATTTCGTCACCCTTGCGACGCTGATCGCGCGCGCCGCGCTCTGGCGCGAAGAATCACGCGGCGGACACTATCGGACGGATTTCCCGGATCGCGAAGACAAATGGAAGGTGCATTCCGTGCAGAAACTCGGTGCGGAGATCGGGTCAAGCGAGAAGATCAGTTTTTGA
- a CDS encoding DUF1003 domain-containing protein, with product MTERAEQLARQLMRREWQKLTERERHVIESIVAKKHVSRNISKAFEDERTFGERIADRVAAFGGSWTFIVIFGGSIVLWVLVNSILLLNRGFDPYPYILLNLFLSMIAAVQAPIIMMSQNRQAARDRLDASHDYEVNLKAELEIRDLHEKLDDIREAKWMDLVEMQQEQIKLLQRLIEKK from the coding sequence ATGACTGAAAGAGCTGAACAACTGGCACGACAATTGATGCGGCGGGAATGGCAGAAACTGACAGAGCGCGAGCGACACGTGATCGAATCGATAGTCGCGAAAAAACACGTCAGTCGCAACATTTCAAAGGCATTTGAAGACGAACGGACCTTTGGCGAACGCATTGCCGACCGCGTCGCCGCATTCGGCGGATCCTGGACATTCATCGTTATCTTCGGCGGCTCGATCGTCTTATGGGTCCTTGTAAATTCGATCCTTCTTCTGAACCGCGGCTTCGATCCGTACCCTTATATCCTGCTCAATCTCTTTCTGTCGATGATCGCAGCGGTCCAGGCGCCGATCATTATGATGTCGCAAAACCGCCAGGCGGCGCGCGACCGGCTCGATGCCTCGCACGATTATGAAGTGAACCTCAAGGCCGAACTCGAGATCCGCGATCTTCACGAAAAGCTCGACGATATCCGCGAAGCGAAATGGATGGATCTGGTCGAGATGCAGCAGGAACAGATAAAACTGCTTCAGCGGTTGATAGAAAAGAAGTAG
- a CDS encoding dTDP-4-dehydrorhamnose 3,5-epimerase family protein: MTQTELERSDFIKGKINDVVVYPLRKFVDDRGWLAELFRHDELAEEFYPTMAYISVTEPGIQRGPHEHVDQADLFCFIGSGNFMLRMWDNREESSTFRFVMTLFVGADNPTAVIVPKGVVHAYKNISRTEKGVVINCPNQLYMGEGKKEPIDEIRHEDDPDTIFTMAV; encoded by the coding sequence ATGACACAGACAGAACTCGAACGATCAGATTTTATCAAAGGGAAGATTAACGACGTCGTCGTTTATCCGTTGCGCAAGTTCGTCGACGACCGCGGCTGGCTTGCAGAGCTTTTTCGGCACGACGAGCTCGCCGAGGAGTTTTATCCGACGATGGCGTACATTTCGGTGACCGAACCGGGGATTCAACGCGGCCCGCACGAGCACGTCGATCAAGCCGATCTTTTCTGCTTTATCGGTTCCGGGAATTTTATGCTGCGAATGTGGGACAATCGCGAGGAGTCTTCGACATTTCGATTTGTGATGACGCTGTTTGTCGGGGCCGACAATCCGACCGCCGTCATTGTGCCGAAGGGCGTCGTGCACGCTTACAAGAACATCAGCCGAACCGAAAAGGGCGTCGTCATCAACTGCCCGAACCAGCTTTATATGGGCGAAGGGAAGAAGGAACCGATCGACGAGATCCGTCACGAGGACGATCCCGATACGATTTTCACGATGGCGGTTTAG